Genomic window (Salinibacterium sp. M195):
CCGCAGTCAAGTCCTTGACGTGGACAACCGCATTCTCGGTAGGGATCGCGTTCACTTGCGGGGCTCCTTGCGCTTAGCGATTTTGGCGTCGAGTTCTTCGACTTCAGCAGCCAAATCGATCGCGGCCGTGTTCAGTTCGCCTTCGATGCGCCCGGTGACGATACCGAGGTCCACATCTTGATGCGACCCGAGGTAAGCGTCGATGACAGCCTGATTCTTCATGACCTCATCGGGCGGACCCTCAGCAACTACTTGACCTTCGGCCATCACGATCACCCAGTCGGCAATGTGGCGAACCATGTGCATGTCGTGCTCGACGAAGAGCACAGTCATGCCTTCATCCTTCAAATCGAGGATGTGGTCAAGCAAGGACTGCGTGAGCGCCGGGTTGACGCCAGCCATCGGCTCATCAAGCATCACGAGCGTCGGTTCGCTCATGAGTGCTCGCGCCATCTCGAGGAGCTTGCGCTGTCCGCCGGAAAGGCTGGCAGCGAAGTCGGACGATTTAGCGTCGAGCTTGAACTTCTTGAGCAGAACCTCCGCGCGAGCCTCGATTTCAGCCTCTTGCTTGCGCCAGAGGGCAGGAATCATCCCGCGGAAAATGTTTTCCCCGATTTGATTCTTCGCGCCGAGCTTCATGTTCTCCAGCACGGTCAAGAGCCCGAGAGCCTTTGTCAGCTGGAATGTTCGTACTTGACCGAGTCGGGCTACCCTGTGGGCACCCATTCCGGCAAGCGAGTGCCCGTCGAATGTCCACTTGCCT
Coding sequences:
- a CDS encoding ABC transporter ATP-binding protein: MSNNDTPAAPVQRAKTTGLHKGDIVPGVAKVDPIIIADGIRRTFGGLTAVNVDHVEIPRNAITALIGPNGAGKTTLFNLLTGFDKPDEGKWTFDGHSLAGMGAHRVARLGQVRTFQLTKALGLLTVLENMKLGAKNQIGENIFRGMIPALWRKQEAEIEARAEVLLKKFKLDAKSSDFAASLSGGQRKLLEMARALMSEPTLVMLDEPMAGVNPALTQSLLDHILDLKDEGMTVLFVEHDMHMVRHIADWVIVMAEGQVVAEGPPDEVMKNQAVIDAYLGSHQDVDLGIVTGRIEGELNTAAIDLAAEVEELDAKIAKRKEPRK